Proteins encoded within one genomic window of Thermococcus celer Vu 13 = JCM 8558:
- a CDS encoding MFS transporter — translation MLERGLNRNFWLFAFGRFVSQLGWAVQEVALPLYVLDKTHSGSMMTLFVLADVIPSLIIMPFAGVVGDRYNRKGLMVGFDLARGLLLFGVIAFNFLGIYQLLTVQVVMAVMGAFFGAATSAMFPDLVEPDELERANSTVSSFTVVARLVGPALGGVIYALGGIKLAILINAVSFFGSGLFEVLIRYEWKTRELESVGQVIEDIKEGLVFLRSSRYLVVLMSFALFMNALGQPFNAVVMPYAFREVLKFTSEQFGLLESAFMGGMLFGNLIVAIKLGRRAGRYLFKAMAVNGLLMLIFVWVVSPLAGVSRDSAFVTLAVTAVFLGASSAIINVPLNSKIQRAVPTELRGRVFSALALLVNASAPLGLVVVGPLVDRYSAWGVSLGIWVAQAVVVVHYYVRHREVLLGGEREEAKTVTELP, via the coding sequence ATGCTCGAGAGGGGGCTCAACAGAAACTTCTGGCTCTTCGCCTTTGGAAGATTCGTCAGCCAGCTCGGCTGGGCGGTGCAGGAGGTTGCGCTGCCCCTCTACGTTCTCGACAAGACCCACAGCGGCTCGATGATGACCCTCTTCGTTCTGGCGGACGTGATCCCTTCCCTGATAATCATGCCCTTCGCCGGCGTGGTCGGTGACCGCTACAACAGGAAGGGGCTCATGGTTGGCTTCGACCTCGCGAGGGGACTTCTCCTGTTCGGCGTCATCGCGTTCAACTTCCTCGGTATCTACCAGCTCCTTACCGTTCAGGTCGTCATGGCGGTCATGGGGGCGTTCTTCGGCGCGGCAACGAGCGCGATGTTTCCGGATCTCGTCGAACCCGACGAGCTTGAGAGGGCCAACTCGACCGTCAGCTCGTTCACCGTGGTGGCCCGGCTCGTCGGTCCGGCCCTCGGCGGAGTTATCTACGCCCTCGGCGGGATAAAACTGGCGATTCTAATAAACGCGGTCAGCTTCTTCGGTTCCGGCCTCTTCGAGGTCCTGATACGGTACGAATGGAAGACGAGGGAGCTCGAGAGCGTCGGGCAGGTCATCGAGGACATTAAGGAAGGCCTGGTGTTTCTGCGCTCCAGCCGCTACCTCGTGGTGCTTATGAGCTTCGCCCTCTTCATGAACGCGCTCGGCCAGCCCTTCAACGCGGTCGTAATGCCCTACGCATTCAGGGAGGTCCTAAAGTTCACGAGCGAACAGTTCGGACTACTCGAGAGCGCCTTCATGGGCGGTATGCTCTTTGGAAACCTCATAGTGGCGATAAAGCTCGGGAGGAGAGCGGGGAGGTACCTCTTCAAGGCCATGGCCGTCAACGGCCTCCTGATGCTGATCTTCGTCTGGGTCGTCTCCCCCCTGGCCGGCGTCTCAAGGGATTCGGCGTTCGTGACGCTGGCCGTTACCGCGGTGTTCCTTGGAGCGAGCAGTGCGATAATAAACGTCCCCCTCAACTCGAAGATCCAGAGGGCGGTTCCGACGGAGCTCAGGGGCAGGGTCTTCTCTGCGTTGGCCCTCCTCGTGAACGCCTCGGCACCCCTGGGCCTTGTTGTGGTCGGACCGCTGGTAGATCGCTACTCCGCCTGGGGGGTCTCCCTCGGAATATGGGTGGCCCAGGCCGTCGTGGTGGTCCACTACTACGTCCGTCACAGGGAGGTCCTGCTCGGCGGGGAAAGGGAAGAGGCGAAAACCGTCACTGAACTTCCTTGA